One region of Miscanthus floridulus cultivar M001 chromosome 19, ASM1932011v1, whole genome shotgun sequence genomic DNA includes:
- the LOC136527190 gene encoding ubiquitin-conjugating enzyme E2 22-like isoform X1: protein MDNRDSLPEWQLIVLSLCQRCYFGTTGFISEVAEEAALKLSAAIASMATNENLPPNVIRQLAKELKNLDDSPPEGIKVSVNDDDFTTIFADIEGPAGTPYENGLFRMKLLLSRDFPHSPPKGFFLTKIFHPNIATSGEICVNTLKKDWNPGLGLRHVLLVVRCLLIEPFPESALNEQAGKMLLENYEEYARHARLYTGIHALKPKNKSKSGVISESTTALNVGQSNTVLGENTLLASAAISTSAAAKALGKNSLDQNAATSDPVVGASGAPKKDAPHAVKVPVDKKKMDARKKSLKRL from the exons ATGGACAACCGTGACTCACTTCCAGAATGGCAATTAATTG TGCTCAGTTTGTGCCAAAGGTGTTATTTTGGTACTACAGGATTTATAAGTGAAGTTGCTGAAGAAGCGGCTTTAAAGCTGTCTGCTGCTATTGCTTCCATG GCAACCAACGAGAACCTCCCACCAAATGTGATCAGGCAATTGGCTAAAGAATTGAAGAATCTTGATGACTCACCTCCAGAAGGAATCAAAGTTAGTGTTAATGATGATGACTTCACCACTATTTTTGCTGATATTGAGGGTCCTG CTGGAACTCCATACGAGAATGGATTATTCAGGATGAAACTATTATTATCCCGTGACTTCCCTCATTCTCCTCCAAAAG GattctttttgaccaaaattttcCATCCAAACATAGCAACTAGTGGTGAGATATGTGTGAATACACTGAAGAAGGATTGGAATCCTGGTCTTGGATTAAGACATGTTCTGCTG GTAGTTAGATGCCTTCTGATTGAACCATTTCCTGAATCTGCCCTCAATGAACAAGCTGGAAAGATGTTACTTGAAAACTACGAGGAGTACGCACGGCATGCAAG GCTATACACTGGCATCCACGCACTTAAACCTAAGAACAAGTCAAAGAGTGGAGTTATTTCTGAGTCAACCACAGCTCTAAATGTGGGCCAGTCCAATACTGTTCTCGGTGAGAACACACTTTTGGCGTCAGCAGCGATATCTACCTCTGCTGCGGCCAAAGCATTAGGTAAAAACTCTCTGGATCAGAATGCTGCTACGTCTGATCCTGTTGTAGGAGCATCTGGCGCGCCCAAGAAGGATGCGCCACATGCAGTCAAAGTTCCAGTCGATAAGAAGAAGATGGATGCAAGGAAGAAGAGCTTGAAGAGATTGTAA
- the LOC136527190 gene encoding ubiquitin-conjugating enzyme E2 22-like isoform X2, translated as MATNENLPPNVIRQLAKELKNLDDSPPEGIKVSVNDDDFTTIFADIEGPAGTPYENGLFRMKLLLSRDFPHSPPKGFFLTKIFHPNIATSGEICVNTLKKDWNPGLGLRHVLLVVRCLLIEPFPESALNEQAGKMLLENYEEYARHARLYTGIHALKPKNKSKSGVISESTTALNVGQSNTVLGENTLLASAAISTSAAAKALGKNSLDQNAATSDPVVGASGAPKKDAPHAVKVPVDKKKMDARKKSLKRL; from the exons ATG GCAACCAACGAGAACCTCCCACCAAATGTGATCAGGCAATTGGCTAAAGAATTGAAGAATCTTGATGACTCACCTCCAGAAGGAATCAAAGTTAGTGTTAATGATGATGACTTCACCACTATTTTTGCTGATATTGAGGGTCCTG CTGGAACTCCATACGAGAATGGATTATTCAGGATGAAACTATTATTATCCCGTGACTTCCCTCATTCTCCTCCAAAAG GattctttttgaccaaaattttcCATCCAAACATAGCAACTAGTGGTGAGATATGTGTGAATACACTGAAGAAGGATTGGAATCCTGGTCTTGGATTAAGACATGTTCTGCTG GTAGTTAGATGCCTTCTGATTGAACCATTTCCTGAATCTGCCCTCAATGAACAAGCTGGAAAGATGTTACTTGAAAACTACGAGGAGTACGCACGGCATGCAAG GCTATACACTGGCATCCACGCACTTAAACCTAAGAACAAGTCAAAGAGTGGAGTTATTTCTGAGTCAACCACAGCTCTAAATGTGGGCCAGTCCAATACTGTTCTCGGTGAGAACACACTTTTGGCGTCAGCAGCGATATCTACCTCTGCTGCGGCCAAAGCATTAGGTAAAAACTCTCTGGATCAGAATGCTGCTACGTCTGATCCTGTTGTAGGAGCATCTGGCGCGCCCAAGAAGGATGCGCCACATGCAGTCAAAGTTCCAGTCGATAAGAAGAAGATGGATGCAAGGAAGAAGAGCTTGAAGAGATTGTAA